A stretch of Helicobacter pylori DNA encodes these proteins:
- a CDS encoding relaxase/mobilization nuclease domain-containing protein produces the protein MLDRAILDTKLDSRPMDLSFLDDILKHMQKPRFSDSDKVDKRLLIKFNQFSSSPKSIKSNLVGTKTASLVLIKNIGQMKRSHLENALNYALENSETAYNEMFLECDKQFILESWLNDFDLTKDYNETMHLVFSIKDKPDEETMQGLLHSTWESLKIRLPEYKFALVPHAHQDHAHIHCFINKTNQLTRRRLRFKGHEDCKEFFNELRSEFAYRLNDHLLSEEYLYVNEPKLKELDNIKQQLQDLEKEEKALEQIKSPQDEWDLNKALQSEYLQELKYKNKAKALDIQNNHSTPLKQKISEFKIALFNHKDTSDDEKEQLDIDRIDKRKPVSEHLKNTNKHELYELLGFYQKELDKKQNHSAFKNFAILNGLDRDFERETKGYSVLKKKEMLLNKLEHLDKRLLDKNSHLLLAQLRNEVKTKQNTQYNTLTNPILLAKALELSKDKRPTLKTFKNAYFSARKYQFMLESFKTKQNAPTYKLNDNTYELVSKQLQDYQNTMLLLAKERLLFLEQDLKQKEEEFERAKEHYVKSLKHYRETSLSPKEKQGFLKQIKQFSKISKDILYTCNEIIGANRFLTHYDNLNLEKVLEHAKDTKLEQKEIQAITKEPNNDEPWIEHGKRMQEKAKAHYQACLEREKARELAKQQANTLHSNELDDDPKAHAGLKQNDNTNSKGRNR, from the coding sequence ATGCTAGATAGGGCTATATTAGATACTAAGCTAGATAGTCGCCCTATGGACTTATCTTTCTTAGATGATATTTTAAAGCATATGCAAAAGCCTAGATTTAGTGATAGCGATAAAGTAGATAAAAGATTGCTCATTAAGTTCAATCAATTTAGTTCTAGTCCAAAGTCTATTAAGTCTAATTTAGTTGGCACAAAAACAGCTAGTCTTGTGCTTATTAAAAACATAGGGCAAATGAAACGCTCCCACTTAGAAAATGCCCTAAATTATGCTTTAGAAAATAGCGAAACAGCTTACAATGAAATGTTTTTAGAATGCGATAAGCAATTCATCTTAGAGAGTTGGCTCAATGACTTTGATTTGACTAAAGATTATAACGAGACTATGCACTTAGTTTTTTCCATCAAAGATAAGCCAGATGAAGAGACAATGCAAGGGCTTTTACATTCTACTTGGGAGAGCTTAAAAATAAGATTGCCTGAATACAAGTTTGCCCTTGTGCCACACGCTCATCAAGACCATGCCCATATCCATTGTTTTATCAATAAGACTAATCAGCTCACACGAAGAAGACTGCGTTTTAAGGGGCATGAAGATTGTAAAGAATTTTTTAATGAATTAAGAAGTGAGTTTGCTTATAGGTTGAATGACCACTTATTGAGTGAAGAATACTTGTATGTCAATGAGCCAAAACTTAAAGAGCTAGACAATATCAAACAACAATTACAAGACTTGGAAAAAGAAGAAAAAGCCTTAGAACAAATCAAATCCCCACAAGATGAGTGGGACTTAAACAAGGCTTTACAAAGCGAGTATTTACAAGAACTCAAATATAAAAACAAAGCAAAAGCCCTAGACATTCAAAATAACCACAGCACCCCTTTAAAACAAAAGATTTCTGAATTTAAAATCGCTCTGTTTAATCACAAAGACACAAGCGATGATGAAAAAGAACAGCTAGATATTGACAGGATAGATAAGAGAAAACCAGTAAGCGAACACTTAAAAAACACTAACAAACACGAGCTATACGAACTCTTAGGCTTTTATCAAAAAGAATTAGATAAAAAACAAAACCATTCAGCCTTTAAGAATTTTGCTATTCTCAATGGTTTAGACAGAGACTTTGAAAGAGAGACTAAGGGCTATTCTGTTTTAAAGAAAAAAGAAATGCTTTTAAATAAGCTTGAACACCTAGACAAACGCCTTTTAGATAAAAACTCACACTTACTATTAGCCCAGCTAAGAAATGAAGTTAAAACCAAGCAAAACACCCAATACAACACTCTAACTAATCCTATTCTTTTAGCCAAAGCCTTAGAACTTTCTAAAGATAAACGCCCCACTCTCAAAACTTTTAAAAACGCTTATTTTAGTGCTAGAAAATATCAATTCATGCTAGAGAGCTTTAAAACTAAGCAAAATGCCCCCACTTACAAGCTTAATGATAACACTTATGAGCTAGTGAGTAAGCAACTACAAGACTATCAAAACACCATGCTTTTATTAGCCAAAGAGAGATTACTTTTTTTAGAACAAGATTTAAAACAAAAAGAAGAAGAGTTTGAAAGAGCCAAAGAACATTATGTGAAATCTTTAAAACATTATAGAGAAACTTCATTGTCTCCAAAAGAAAAACAAGGCTTTCTCAAACAAATTAAACAATTTTCTAAAATTTCTAAGGATATTCTCTATACTTGTAATGAAATCATAGGAGCTAATAGGTTTTTAACCCACTATGACAACCTAAACCTTGAAAAAGTCCTAGAACACGCTAAAGATACTAAGCTAGAGCAAAAAGAAATTCAAGCTATCACAAAAGAGCCTAATAACGATGAGCCTTGGATAGAGCATGGCAAACGCATGCAAGAAAAAGCCAAAGCGCATTATCAAGCTTGTTTAGAAAGAGAAAAAGCTAGAGAATTAGCTAAACAACAAGCTAACACCTTGCACTCTAATGAGCTTGATGATGACCCTAAAGCTCATGCTGGATTAAAACAAAATGACAACACAAACTCTAAAGGGCGTAATAGATAA
- a CDS encoding virB3 type IV secretion protein: MILNYVETINVREISKKEKFLKLNMNSWIISFLSASFLFVWSLLYGVVLLVALVTMFYVLEFFDEDITNIILANLTLKNDTKEYYA; encoded by the coding sequence ATGATTTTAAATTATGTAGAGACCATCAATGTTAGAGAAATATCTAAAAAAGAGAAGTTTTTAAAGCTTAATATGAATAGTTGGATCATTTCTTTTTTGAGCGCTTCTTTCTTATTTGTGTGGTCTTTATTGTATGGCGTGGTGCTATTGGTAGCATTGGTAACAATGTTTTACGTATTAGAATTTTTTGATGAAGATATTACAAACATTATCTTGGCAAACCTAACGCTAAAAAATGACACTAAAGAATATTATGCTTAA
- a CDS encoding TrbC/VirB2 family protein, translating into MKCKNFKERALYFMLLAMPNLLLANGTGVWQSNALQTIINFTSGPFMKAIGAIIVICVGIYVVKNLDRLGEIAWKCIGIILATIAIANAQTIANKLFGVG; encoded by the coding sequence ATGAAATGTAAAAATTTCAAAGAAAGAGCTTTGTATTTTATGCTGTTAGCTATGCCCAATTTATTGTTGGCAAATGGCACTGGTGTGTGGCAGTCTAATGCATTACAAACAATCATCAATTTTACTAGCGGTCCTTTTATGAAAGCAATAGGTGCAATTATTGTGATTTGTGTGGGTATTTATGTAGTTAAAAACCTAGACAGGCTAGGAGAAATTGCGTGGAAATGTATAGGGATAATTTTAGCCACTATTGCTATCGCAAACGCTCAAACTATTGCCAATAAATTATTTGGAGTTGGGTGA
- the gyrB gene encoding DNA topoisomerase (ATP-hydrolyzing) subunit B produces MQNYQSHSIKVLKGLEGVRKRPGMYIGDTNVGGLHHMVYEVVDNAVDESMAGFCDRINITLTDEGSCIVEDNGRGIPVDIHPTEKIPACTVVLTILHAGGKFDNDTYKVSGGLHGVGVSVVNALSKRLIMTIKKEGQIYRQEFEKGIPISELEIIGKTKSAKESGTTIEFFPDESVMEVVEFQAGILQKRFKEMAYLNDGLKISFKEEKTQLQETYFYEDGLKQFVKDSTKKELLTPIVAFKSMDEETHTSIEVALAYADDYNENTLSFVNNIKTSEGGTHEAGFKMGLSKAILQYIDNNIKTKESRPISEDIKEGLVAIVSLKMSEPLFEGQTKSKLGSSYARALVSKLVYDKIHQFLEENPNEAKIIANKALLAAKAREASKKARELTRKKDNLSVGTLPGKLADCQSKDPLESEIFLVEGDSAGGSAKQGRDRVFQAILPLKGKILNVEKSHLSKILKSEEIKNMITAFGCGIQESFDIERLRYHKIIIMTDADVDGSHIQTLLMTFFYRYLRPLIEQGHVYIAQAPLYKYKKGKTEIYLKDSVALDHFLIEHGINSVDIEGIGKNDLMNLLKVVRHYRYTLLELEKRYNLLEILRFLIETKDALSLDMKVLGKSILEKLEGLNYQILRSFATEESLHLHAQTPKGLVEFNLDDNLFKEVLFEEANYTYQKLMEYNLDFLENKDILAFLEEVENYAKKGANIQRYKGLGEMNPNDLWETTMHKENRSLIKLKIEDLEKTDAIFSLCMGDEVEPRRAFIQAHAKDVKQLDV; encoded by the coding sequence ATGCAAAATTACCAGAGCCATAGTATTAAGGTTTTAAAAGGCTTAGAGGGGGTTAGGAAACGCCCTGGAATGTATATTGGCGATACCAATGTGGGTGGGTTGCACCACATGGTGTATGAAGTCGTGGATAACGCTGTAGATGAGAGCATGGCGGGTTTTTGTGATAGGATTAATATCACTTTGACTGATGAGGGTTCATGCATTGTAGAAGATAACGGGCGAGGCATTCCTGTAGACATTCACCCCACGGAAAAAATCCCCGCTTGCACCGTGGTTTTAACGATTTTGCATGCGGGGGGCAAGTTTGATAACGATACTTATAAAGTTTCAGGCGGTTTGCATGGCGTGGGCGTTTCGGTTGTGAACGCTTTGAGCAAACGCTTGATCATGACCATTAAAAAAGAGGGTCAAATCTATCGCCAAGAGTTTGAAAAGGGTATTCCTATTAGCGAGCTTGAAATCATTGGCAAGACTAAAAGCGCTAAAGAAAGCGGCACGACTATTGAATTTTTCCCTGATGAAAGCGTGATGGAAGTCGTTGAATTTCAAGCGGGTATTTTGCAAAAACGCTTCAAAGAAATGGCGTATCTTAATGATGGCTTAAAAATTTCTTTCAAAGAAGAAAAAACCCAACTGCAAGAGACTTATTTCTATGAAGACGGCTTGAAACAATTCGTGAAAGACAGCACTAAAAAAGAATTGCTTACCCCCATTGTTGCGTTTAAAAGCATGGATGAAGAAACGCACACTTCTATAGAGGTCGCTTTAGCGTATGCTGATGATTACAATGAAAACACTTTAAGCTTTGTGAATAACATTAAAACTTCTGAGGGCGGAACGCATGAGGCGGGCTTTAAAATGGGCTTGTCTAAGGCGATTTTGCAATACATTGACAATAACATTAAAACTAAAGAGTCGCGCCCCATTTCTGAAGACATTAAAGAGGGTTTAGTGGCTATTGTGAGCTTGAAAATGAGCGAGCCTTTGTTTGAAGGGCAGACTAAATCCAAACTCGGCAGTTCGTATGCGCGCGCGTTGGTTTCAAAATTAGTCTATGATAAAATCCATCAGTTTTTAGAAGAAAACCCTAACGAAGCTAAAATCATCGCTAATAAAGCCCTACTAGCTGCAAAGGCTAGAGAAGCCAGCAAGAAAGCCAGAGAGCTTACAAGGAAAAAAGACAATTTGAGTGTCGGCACTTTGCCTGGAAAATTAGCCGATTGCCAGAGTAAAGACCCTTTAGAGAGTGAAATCTTTTTAGTGGAGGGCGATAGCGCGGGAGGGAGCGCTAAACAAGGGCGCGATAGGGTTTTTCAAGCGATTTTGCCTTTAAAGGGTAAGATTTTAAATGTGGAAAAAAGCCATTTGTCAAAGATCCTAAAATCAGAAGAAATTAAAAACATGATCACCGCTTTTGGGTGTGGCATTCAAGAGAGTTTTGATATAGAAAGATTGCGCTATCATAAAATCATTATCATGACCGATGCTGATGTGGATGGGAGTCATATCCAAACCTTGCTGATGACTTTTTTCTATCGTTATTTACGCCCATTGATTGAACAAGGGCATGTTTATATCGCTCAAGCCCCTCTTTATAAATACAAGAAGGGCAAGACAGAAATTTATCTTAAAGACAGCGTCGCTTTGGATCATTTTTTAATTGAGCATGGCATCAATTCGGTGGATATTGAAGGGATTGGCAAGAACGATCTGATGAATTTGTTAAAAGTGGTGCGTCATTACCGCTACACGCTTTTGGAATTAGAAAAACGCTACAACTTGCTAGAAATTTTACGCTTTCTCATTGAGACTAAGGACGCCTTAAGCCTTGATATGAAAGTTTTAGGAAAAAGCATTTTAGAAAAATTAGAGGGTTTGAATTATCAGATCTTACGCTCTTTTGCTACTGAAGAAAGCTTGCATTTGCATGCGCAAACCCCTAAGGGCTTGGTGGAATTTAATTTAGATGACAACCTCTTTAAAGAAGTATTGTTTGAAGAAGCAAATTACACTTACCAAAAGCTTATGGAATACAATTTGGATTTCCTAGAAAATAAGGATATTTTGGCGTTTTTAGAAGAAGTGGAAAATTACGCTAAAAAGGGAGCGAATATCCAGCGCTATAAGGGGCTAGGCGAGATGAACCCTAATGATTTATGGGAAACGACCATGCATAAAGAAAACCGCAGCTTAATCAAACTCAAAATTGAAGATTTAGAAAAAACCGATGCGATCTTTTCGCTTTGCATGGGCGATGAAGTAGAGCCTAGAAGAGCCTTTATCCAAGCGCATGCCAAAGATGTGAAACAACTAGATGTGTAA
- the dnaN gene encoding DNA polymerase III subunit beta encodes MKISVSKNDLENALRYLQAFLDKKDASSIASHIHLEVIKEKLFLKASDSDIGLKSYIFTQSSDKEGVGTINGKKFLDIISCLKDSNIILETKDDSLVIKQNKSSFKLPMFDADEFPEFPVIEPKVSIEVNTPFLVDAFKKIAPVIEQTSHKRELAGVLMQFDQKHQTLSVVGTDTKRLSYTQLEKVSIHSTEEDISCILPKRALLEILKLFYENFSFKSDGMLAVVENETHTFFTKLIDGNYPDYQKILPKEYTSSFTLGKEEFKESIKLCSSLSSTIKLTLEKNNALFESLDSEHSETAKTSVEIEKGLDIEKAFHLGVNAKFFLEALNALGTTQFVLKCNEPSSPFLIQESLDEKQSHLSAKISTLMMPITL; translated from the coding sequence ATGAAAATCAGTGTTAGTAAAAACGATTTAGAAAATGCTTTGCGCTATTTGCAAGCTTTTTTGGATAAAAAGGACGCTTCTTCTATCGCTTCACACATCCATTTAGAAGTCATTAAAGAAAAGCTTTTTTTAAAGGCTAGCGATTCCGATATTGGGCTAAAAAGCTATATTTTTACGCAATCTAGCGATAAAGAGGGCGTAGGCACGATCAACGGGAAAAAGTTTTTGGATATTATCTCATGTTTAAAAGACTCTAATATTATTTTAGAGACTAAAGATGATAGCTTGGTGATCAAACAAAATAAAAGCTCTTTCAAACTCCCCATGTTTGACGCTGATGAGTTCCCTGAATTCCCTGTTATTGAGCCCAAAGTGAGTATAGAAGTCAATACCCCCTTTTTGGTAGATGCGTTTAAAAAGATCGCTCCCGTGATTGAGCAAACTAGCCATAAAAGGGAATTAGCCGGTGTTTTAATGCAATTTGATCAAAAACACCAAACCCTTTCAGTGGTAGGCACGGATACCAAGCGGCTTTCTTACACGCAGTTAGAAAAAGTCTCTATCCATTCCACTGAAGAAGATATTTCTTGCATTTTACCTAAAAGGGCTTTATTAGAAATCCTTAAGCTTTTTTATGAAAATTTCAGTTTTAAAAGCGATGGCATGTTAGCGGTGGTTGAAAACGAAACGCACACTTTTTTCACCAAGCTCATTGATGGGAATTACCCTGATTATCAAAAAATCCTCCCTAAAGAATACACTTCTTCTTTCACTTTAGGCAAGGAAGAATTTAAAGAGAGCATTAAGTTATGCAGTTCTTTAAGCTCCACCATTAAACTCACTTTAGAAAAAAACAACGCTTTGTTTGAATCTTTAGATTCTGAGCATAGCGAAACCGCTAAAACCTCTGTTGAGATTGAAAAAGGTTTGGATATTGAAAAAGCCTTTCATTTGGGCGTGAACGCGAAATTTTTCCTTGAAGCCTTGAACGCTTTAGGGACAACGCAATTTGTTTTAAAATGCAATGAGCCTTCTTCGCCTTTTTTGATCCAAGAGTCTCTTGATGAAAAGCAAAGCCACTTGAGCGCTAAAATTTCTACTTTGATGATGCCAATCACATTATAA
- a CDS encoding phospholipase A gives MKSILIFMILVVCQLEGKKFSQDNFKVDYNYYLRKQDLHIIKTQNDLSNSWYLPPQKAPKEHSWVDFAKKYLNMMDYLGTYFLPFYHSFTPIFQWYHPNINPYQRNEFKFQISFRVPVFRHILWTKGTLYLAYTQTNWFQIYNDPQSAPMRMMNFMPELIYVYPINFKPFGGKIGNFSEIWIGWQHISNGVGGAQCYQPFKDGNPENQFPGGPVIVKDYNGQKDVRWGGCRSVSAGQRPVFRLVWEKGGLKIMVAYWPYVPYDQSNPNLIDYMGYGNAKVDYRRGRHHFELQLYDIFTQYWRYDRWHGAFRLGYTYRINPFVGIYAQWFNGYGDGLYEYDVFSNRIGVGIRLNP, from the coding sequence ATGAAAAGCATTTTGATCTTTATGATTCTTGTAGTTTGTCAGTTAGAGGGCAAAAAATTTTCACAAGATAATTTTAAGGTGGATTATAACTACTATTTGCGCAAACAGGATTTGCACATCATCAAAACGCAAAACGATTTGTCCAATTCTTGGTATCTCCCTCCACAAAAAGCCCCCAAAGAACATTCTTGGGTGGATTTTGCTAAAAAATATTTAAACATGATGGATTATCTAGGCACTTATTTTTTGCCTTTTTATCATAGTTTTACCCCCATTTTTCAATGGTACCACCCTAATATCAACCCCTATCAACGCAATGAGTTTAAGTTCCAAATCAGTTTTAGAGTGCCTGTATTTAGGCATATTCTTTGGACTAAAGGCACGCTTTATTTGGCTTATACCCAAACTAACTGGTTTCAAATTTACAATGATCCCCAATCCGCTCCCATGCGAATGATGAATTTCATGCCTGAACTCATTTATGTTTATCCTATTAATTTTAAACCTTTTGGGGGTAAAATAGGGAATTTTTCTGAAATTTGGATAGGTTGGCAGCACATTTCTAATGGCGTGGGGGGCGCGCAATGTTACCAACCTTTTAAAGACGGCAATCCTGAAAACCAATTCCCAGGAGGGCCTGTGATCGTTAAAGATTATAACGGGCAAAAAGACGTACGCTGGGGGGGGTGCCGCTCGGTGAGCGCGGGGCAACGCCCTGTGTTTCGTTTGGTGTGGGAAAAGGGAGGCCTAAAAATCATGGTCGCTTATTGGCCTTATGTCCCTTATGATCAATCCAACCCTAATTTGATTGATTACATGGGGTATGGTAACGCTAAAGTTGATTACAGGAGAGGGCGTCATCATTTTGAATTGCAACTTTATGATATTTTCACGCAATACTGGCGTTATGATCGCTGGCATGGAGCTTTCCGCTTAGGCTATACCTACCGCATTAACCCTTTTGTGGGGATTTATGCGCAGTGGTTTAACGGCTATGGCGATGGCTTGTATGAATACGATGTTTTTTCCAATCGTATAGGGGTAGGAATACGCTTAAACCCTTAA